One Proteinivorax tanatarense DNA segment encodes these proteins:
- a CDS encoding GNAT family N-acetyltransferase — protein sequence MFKYIIDEDLELRLISMEDSDEFFNLIDSNRTHLREWLPWVDGTKSVEDTKNFIKSSMNQYGANNGFQAGIWYMDKIVGIIGLHQLSWYHKNTSIGYWLAEGFQGKGIMTKACRAVIEYIFITLGLERVEIRCADKNFKSQAIPERLGFTKEGVCRNVENLYGNYVNHIVYSVLREEWV from the coding sequence ATGTTCAAATATATAATTGATGAAGACTTAGAATTAAGATTAATAAGTATGGAAGATAGTGATGAATTTTTTAATTTAATAGATAGCAATAGAACACACCTACGAGAGTGGTTACCATGGGTTGATGGTACTAAATCTGTTGAAGATACAAAGAATTTTATTAAGAGTAGTATGAATCAATACGGAGCTAATAATGGTTTTCAAGCTGGAATATGGTATATGGATAAAATTGTAGGAATAATTGGATTGCATCAATTAAGTTGGTATCATAAAAACACAAGTATTGGGTATTGGTTAGCAGAAGGATTTCAAGGAAAGGGCATAATGACAAAAGCATGTAGGGCTGTTATAGAATATATTTTTATAACTTTGGGATTAGAGAGAGTGGAAATTAGGTGTGCAGATAAAAATTTCAAGAGTCAAGCTATACCTGAAAGGCTAGGATTTACCAAAGAGGGAGTTTGTAGGAACGTAGAAAATCTGTATGGAAATTATGTTAATCATATAGTTTATAGTGTATTAAGAGAAGAATGGGTTTAA
- a CDS encoding class I SAM-dependent methyltransferase, with protein MNKKLNITINGNEYKFITDENVFSPNRIDKGTLAMLSKLELEHGNKVLDLGCGYGVVGVYCASIVGVENVFMSDIDANAVKLARKNMEINGFSTENIVQSNGFREIEWSYFDAILSNPPYHEDFSVPKGFIEKGFNRLKLGGKMYMVTKRKKWYKKKLISIFGGVIIWEINGYFVFMAIKKDMSYAQKKLKKTKKS; from the coding sequence ATGAATAAGAAATTGAATATAACAATTAATGGCAATGAATATAAATTTATAACAGATGAGAACGTATTTTCACCTAACAGAATAGATAAAGGTACCTTAGCTATGTTATCAAAATTGGAACTTGAACATGGAAATAAAGTTCTGGACTTAGGATGTGGATATGGTGTAGTTGGAGTTTATTGTGCAAGCATTGTTGGTGTAGAGAATGTTTTCATGTCAGATATAGATGCAAACGCTGTAAAATTAGCTAGGAAAAATATGGAGATAAATGGTTTTAGTACGGAAAATATTGTGCAAAGTAATGGATTCAGAGAAATTGAATGGTCTTACTTTGATGCTATACTATCGAATCCACCATATCATGAGGATTTTTCAGTACCTAAAGGATTTATAGAGAAAGGTTTTAATAGGCTTAAATTGGGTGGAAAGATGTATATGGTTACCAAACGTAAAAAATGGTATAAGAAAAAATTAATTTCTATATTTGGAGGTGTAATAATATGGGAAATTAATGGTTACTTTGTGTTTATGGCTATAAAAAAGGATATGAGTTATGCCCAAAAGAAATTAAAAAAAACAAAAAAATCTTAG
- a CDS encoding GDP-mannose 4,6-dehydratase, translating into MTRTLKVLNGKYDNLKIYGTNYLTHDGTCIRDYIHVSDLVSAHIKALEYLIKNKTSDIFNLGYGRGYSVLEVVNVSEEVTGKKVPVMITGQREGDVDKVIADNQKAINKLNWKPQFDSLSDIIKTAWDWEKKITDNCKILHKA; encoded by the coding sequence ATAACAAGAACACTAAAGGTACTAAATGGTAAATATGATAATCTAAAGATTTATGGGACAAACTATTTGACTCATGATGGTACTTGTATTCGAGATTACATACATGTATCAGACTTAGTGTCAGCACATATAAAAGCTTTGGAATATTTAATTAAAAATAAAACAAGTGATATATTTAATTTGGGATACGGAAGAGGATATTCGGTTTTAGAGGTTGTAAATGTTAGTGAAGAGGTTACGGGTAAAAAAGTACCAGTAATGATAACAGGACAAAGAGAAGGGGATGTGGATAAAGTAATTGCAGATAATCAAAAAGCAATTAATAAACTTAATTGGAAACCACAATTTGATAGCTTGAGTGATATTATAAAAACAGCATGGGATTGGGAGAAAAAAATTACCGACAATTGTAAAATACTGCATAAAGCATAA
- the cas2e gene encoding type I-E CRISPR-associated endoribonuclease Cas2e, producing the protein MPLTVITLKKVPPSLRGDLSKWMQEIATGVYVGNFNTKIRAQLWERVVQSSSTGEATMSYAIQNEIGYHFETLNAQRQVVEYDGIPLVALPKINQVIEENEHKKGYSNAAKFRKAKKFAPKAKGPIESLNYVVIDIETDGLNYKENQIIEIGAVKAEGDKISHFQRLIEYEKNIPAEITKLTGITQKLLEKEGISMERGLKEFIDFIEDFDLVGFEVDFDLRFLNRTLSESNMQILTNKVFDLNKFVKREKINLKNYKLDTVLSAYKIGDRVPHRALADAKLIYQLSTKVNKFLKIINKE; encoded by the coding sequence ATGCCACTTACTGTAATCACTTTGAAAAAGGTTCCGCCTTCACTTCGGGGTGACTTAAGCAAATGGATGCAAGAGATTGCAACAGGTGTTTATGTAGGAAACTTTAATACGAAAATTCGCGCACAACTTTGGGAGCGAGTTGTTCAAAGTTCTAGTACTGGTGAAGCGACAATGAGCTATGCCATTCAAAATGAAATAGGGTATCATTTTGAAACGTTAAATGCTCAGCGACAAGTTGTTGAATATGATGGCATCCCACTAGTAGCATTACCTAAAATAAATCAGGTTATAGAAGAAAATGAACATAAGAAGGGATATAGTAATGCGGCAAAATTTCGGAAAGCAAAGAAATTTGCTCCAAAAGCAAAGGGTCCAATAGAAAGTCTTAATTATGTAGTAATTGATATAGAGACGGATGGGTTGAATTATAAAGAAAATCAAATCATTGAAATTGGGGCAGTTAAAGCTGAAGGTGATAAAATTTCGCACTTTCAGCGACTGATCGAATACGAAAAAAATATACCAGCAGAAATTACCAAACTTACCGGCATAACTCAGAAGTTGTTAGAAAAAGAAGGTATATCAATGGAGCGAGGATTAAAGGAATTTATTGATTTTATAGAGGACTTCGATTTAGTTGGATTTGAAGTAGATTTTGATCTTCGCTTTTTAAATAGGACATTAAGTGAATCAAACATGCAAATCCTAACTAATAAGGTTTTTGATTTGAATAAATTTGTCAAAAGAGAAAAAATAAATCTTAAAAATTATAAATTAGATACTGTTTTATCAGCTTATAAAATAGGGGATAGAGTACCTCACAGAGCTTTAGCAGATGCCAAACTTATTTATCAATTATCGACCAAAGTGAACAAATTTTTAAAAATAATAAATAAAGAATAG
- the cas1e gene encoding type I-E CRISPR-associated endonuclease Cas1e, with product MKKQSGAKKAVLNELPRIGDRVTFIYVEHAKINRQDSAITVADSRGFIRIPAAMVGVLLLGPGTDITHRAVELIGDTGTSMVWVGERGVRHYAHGRALAHSSKLLVKQAKLVSNTRSRLDVARKMYQVRFPKEDVSSLTMQQLRGREGARIRKIYRTQSKLHNVKWDKREYDPDDFESGSPVNQALSAAHVSLYGLVYSVIVALGMSAGLGYIHTGHDLSFVYDVADLYKADITIPIAFEVAATSQPDDDIGRKTRLRVRDAFVDGKIIKTIVKDLQHLMDVKVDEEITIDTINLWDDKEELVKHGVSYKEVT from the coding sequence ATGAAAAAGCAAAGTGGAGCTAAAAAAGCAGTACTTAACGAATTACCAAGAATAGGGGATCGAGTAACTTTTATTTACGTTGAACATGCAAAGATTAATCGACAGGACAGTGCAATTACTGTTGCTGATAGTCGTGGTTTTATCCGCATTCCAGCTGCCATGGTAGGCGTACTTCTTTTAGGTCCTGGAACGGATATTACCCACCGAGCAGTAGAATTGATTGGGGATACGGGAACAAGTATGGTATGGGTTGGTGAACGAGGTGTTAGACATTATGCTCATGGGAGAGCACTTGCTCATTCTAGTAAATTATTAGTAAAACAAGCTAAATTAGTTTCTAATACACGGTCAAGACTTGATGTCGCTCGAAAAATGTACCAAGTGCGATTTCCTAAGGAGGACGTATCAAGTCTGACTATGCAACAGTTACGAGGGCGAGAAGGTGCTAGAATAAGAAAAATTTATCGCACTCAATCTAAACTTCATAATGTAAAATGGGATAAAAGAGAGTATGACCCTGATGACTTTGAATCAGGGTCACCAGTTAATCAAGCATTATCAGCGGCTCATGTTTCTTTATATGGATTAGTTTATAGCGTTATAGTAGCTTTAGGCATGTCAGCTGGTCTTGGTTATATACATACCGGACACGACTTGTCATTTGTTTATGATGTAGCAGATCTTTACAAGGCGGACATTACCATACCTATTGCTTTTGAAGTGGCAGCAACTTCTCAACCAGATGATGATATTGGGCGGAAAACTCGATTAAGAGTCCGTGATGCTTTTGTCGATGGGAAAATTATAAAAACTATAGTTAAGGATTTGCAACATCTTATGGATGTAAAGGTTGATGAAGAAATAACAATAGATACTATTAATCTATGGGATGATAAAGAGGAACTTGTTAAACATGGAGTCAGTTATAAAGAGGTGACTTAA
- the cas6e gene encoding type I-E CRISPR-associated protein Cas6/Cse3/CasE, with the protein MYLSRVEIDTNNRRKIRDLTHLGAYHNWVEKSFPNEISTEIRSRKLWRIDQLGGKQYLLIVSENKPDLHLLETYGIEDSARTKPYDSFLNKLENGMKARFKTTLNPTISLSNGLNKRGRVLPCISEQDQLNYLLARGEKNGFTLDEGNFYISDRSFEILKRSHKKSLRLSKATYEGVLTIGDVEIFRSTLTKGFGKKKAYGFGMMTVIPEV; encoded by the coding sequence ATGTATTTATCCCGGGTAGAAATTGATACGAATAATCGTCGGAAAATACGAGACTTGACACATTTGGGAGCCTATCATAATTGGGTGGAAAAAAGCTTTCCAAATGAAATTTCCACTGAAATCAGATCTAGAAAGTTGTGGCGAATCGATCAATTAGGTGGAAAGCAATATTTATTAATTGTAAGTGAAAACAAGCCTGACCTACATTTATTAGAAACATATGGTATTGAAGATAGCGCCCGCACAAAACCATATGATAGTTTCTTAAACAAGTTGGAAAATGGTATGAAAGCGCGATTTAAGACAACCCTCAATCCAACTATTTCATTGTCTAATGGTTTAAATAAGAGAGGTCGTGTCTTGCCATGCATATCAGAACAGGATCAACTAAATTATTTACTAGCACGAGGAGAAAAAAATGGGTTTACTTTAGATGAAGGAAATTTCTATATTTCAGATAGAAGTTTTGAAATTTTAAAAAGATCACATAAAAAAAGTCTACGGTTAAGTAAGGCGACATATGAAGGTGTACTGACAATTGGCGATGTGGAGATTTTTAGAAGTACATTAACAAAGGGGTTTGGCAAGAAAAAAGCATATGGATTTGGCATGATGACTGTTATTCCAGAGGTGTAG
- the cas5e gene encoding type I-E CRISPR-associated protein Cas5/CasD — MKTILLKFSGPLQSWGTTSHFETRQTDRYPSKSAVIGMIAASLGYRREETQNIQKLNDLNFGVRIDQTGVSMQDYQIAKKYNKTGELKRTYVTNRYYLEDAVFVVAVGHKNHQFMNMIEEGLKRPYFQQFLGRRSAPLAADFFLGSTKTDIEESLKKIDWQAANWYQRSNSSTLTAYVDSDLLTEGSTGMRHDRVKSFSQRSREFGYRGERRIEISVNTNNETSLDNMEEHNAFDSIGG; from the coding sequence ATGAAAACCATTTTATTGAAGTTTTCTGGCCCATTGCAGTCATGGGGAACGACTTCCCACTTTGAGACAAGACAAACGGATCGCTACCCTTCAAAAAGTGCTGTTATAGGGATGATTGCAGCAAGCTTAGGGTATCGTCGAGAGGAAACTCAAAACATTCAAAAACTAAATGATTTAAATTTTGGTGTACGTATTGATCAAACTGGAGTATCTATGCAGGACTATCAAATAGCAAAAAAATACAATAAAACCGGTGAACTAAAGCGTACTTATGTCACAAATCGCTATTATTTAGAAGATGCGGTATTTGTTGTTGCAGTTGGACATAAAAATCATCAATTTATGAACATGATAGAGGAAGGCTTGAAGCGTCCTTATTTTCAACAATTTTTGGGGAGAAGATCTGCACCTTTAGCAGCAGACTTCTTTTTAGGGAGTACCAAAACTGACATAGAGGAGAGCCTAAAAAAAATAGATTGGCAAGCGGCAAACTGGTATCAAAGATCAAACTCAAGCACCCTGACAGCCTATGTAGATTCAGACTTATTAACAGAAGGTTCCACTGGAATGCGGCATGATAGAGTTAAATCATTTTCTCAAAGAAGCCGTGAGTTTGGTTATAGAGGAGAAAGGAGAATTGAAATATCTGTCAATACCAATAATGAAACGAGTTTAGACAATATGGAAGAACACAACGCCTTTGACTCGATAGGAGGTTAA
- the cas7e gene encoding type I-E CRISPR-associated protein Cas7/Cse4/CasC encodes MTNQRLFLDIHAIQTVPPSNINRDDTGSPKTAQYGGVRRARVSSQSWKRAMRTYFHDNSAETNVGIRTLEIVKYVAEKIQAIDSSMDNEEAMNLAEKVLNAAKIKTKDQRAKALFFLGDTQAKKLAEAAINGNEDKKELQQILKDNPAIDIALFGRMVADDPTLNEDASSQIAHAISTHAVQTEFDFYTALDDLAPEDNAGAGMLGTLEFNSSTLYRYGNVAVHELIKQLDSKEAVLNTLKLFIESFSNSLPTGKINSYANQTLPQALVVSLRTDRPVNLITAFEKPVNSSCGNVSESIKKLFDELRKVEKFADKPEFTLYIAVDKFDKLSEDGFEEESLRDLLDSFAVRVNKLFTEELDE; translated from the coding sequence ATGACTAATCAACGTTTATTTTTAGATATTCATGCCATCCAAACAGTGCCGCCTTCAAATATTAATCGGGACGACACTGGAAGTCCTAAAACTGCTCAATATGGAGGCGTGCGTAGGGCACGAGTAAGTTCGCAATCGTGGAAAAGGGCTATGCGCACTTATTTTCATGATAATAGTGCAGAAACCAATGTCGGTATTCGAACTTTAGAAATAGTAAAATATGTAGCAGAAAAAATCCAAGCAATTGATTCTTCTATGGATAATGAGGAGGCTATGAACCTAGCTGAAAAAGTTTTGAATGCAGCCAAAATTAAGACAAAAGATCAACGAGCTAAGGCTCTATTCTTCCTTGGGGACACGCAGGCTAAAAAATTGGCAGAAGCTGCTATCAATGGAAATGAAGATAAAAAAGAGTTGCAACAAATTCTAAAAGATAATCCAGCAATTGATATTGCTTTATTTGGGCGAATGGTAGCAGACGATCCTACATTAAATGAAGATGCTTCTTCTCAGATTGCTCATGCGATTTCTACACACGCAGTTCAAACTGAATTTGATTTTTATACAGCATTAGACGATTTAGCGCCGGAGGATAATGCGGGAGCAGGGATGTTAGGCACACTAGAATTCAACTCTTCAACATTGTATCGTTATGGGAACGTAGCTGTTCATGAATTGATAAAACAACTTGATAGTAAAGAGGCTGTTTTGAATACCTTAAAATTATTTATCGAATCCTTCTCTAATTCACTGCCAACTGGGAAGATAAATTCTTATGCTAACCAAACCTTACCTCAAGCTTTAGTAGTAAGCCTGCGCACTGATCGGCCAGTTAACCTAATTACTGCTTTTGAAAAACCGGTGAATTCTTCATGTGGAAACGTCTCAGAGTCGATTAAAAAGCTATTTGATGAACTAAGGAAAGTTGAAAAATTTGCAGACAAACCGGAATTTACACTCTACATTGCAGTAGATAAGTTTGACAAGTTATCAGAAGACGGCTTCGAAGAAGAGAGTTTAAGAGATCTACTAGATAGCTTTGCTGTACGAGTAAACAAATTATTTACTGAAGAACTGGATGAGTAA
- the casB gene encoding type I-E CRISPR-associated protein Cse2/CasB: MKEHVLDKDNVFTVTGRILGRLEEIRDYSSGKAALANLRNSIGRPLSETIDVWPIVFEQMPEHFLSKNGKLTSEEKAILTTLQIYALHQQGQSVNVNKRTEKEKWNNIGISLKALRNGEDTIAIDSRFNTMITSTTFEELIHHLRQLVRILKAKKQNEKIVYARLANDLFWYLRNQEENVRLSWAKAFYSKLENTEKGDESND; the protein is encoded by the coding sequence ATGAAAGAGCACGTTTTAGACAAAGACAATGTTTTTACCGTTACTGGAAGAATACTCGGGCGGTTAGAAGAAATTCGTGATTATAGCTCTGGTAAAGCCGCCTTAGCTAACTTGCGAAATTCTATAGGTCGGCCACTCAGTGAAACGATTGATGTATGGCCGATCGTATTTGAACAAATGCCAGAGCATTTTTTGAGTAAAAATGGTAAGTTGACTAGCGAAGAAAAAGCGATTTTAACGACCTTGCAAATTTATGCCTTACATCAGCAAGGACAAAGTGTAAATGTCAACAAAAGAACTGAAAAAGAAAAGTGGAACAATATCGGTATATCATTAAAAGCACTAAGAAATGGAGAAGATACCATAGCTATCGATAGCAGATTCAATACAATGATAACATCCACTACTTTTGAAGAATTAATTCATCATCTTAGACAACTTGTTAGAATTTTAAAGGCCAAAAAACAAAATGAAAAAATAGTTTATGCAAGATTAGCAAATGACTTATTTTGGTATTTAAGAAATCAAGAGGAAAATGTGCGATTAAGTTGGGCAAAAGCCTTTTATAGTAAGCTAGAAAATACAGAAAAAGGAGATGAGAGCAATGACTAA
- a CDS encoding type I-E CRISPR-associated protein Cse1/CasA produces the protein MGKFNLIEEPWISVLTDEKGTTKEVSLIDLFENANQYKDLAGDSPTQNFAVLRVLLAILHTVFSRFDADGQPYHYFKIDDRLRQISTIDEEDVEDYSEDLYRNWNQMWQNKEFADIIYQYLNIWHDRFYLFDDKLPFYQVTEAVIAPDKISRKKASFVSGKTINRLVSESGNKNKIALFSPKHSSNKEILTAPEIARWLVTYQGYSGLSDKAIFGKEKYKSSKGWLFDIGGVFLKGNNLCETLLLNLVLVHPKSEYIGYKQKPCWEYSSQDIVDRSFSINKVNNIAELYTNWSRAIYIDPETDISKAFSFNTVKLTDIDHQDQFLEPMTIWRYNKSGENKGKHTPRKHQAEQSVWRSFGLITLPNSYKEDQERPSIINWIDNISESINNFDMTIESVSMKHDGKPISWLPVDEIYDSLKINDLVLTDSADDGWLIRINEAVDRTKEVIGGTYRRFLVDVRNIRKLDSNHQFVNRGVEDLYYAIDQPFREWLSSIKPTDSKREKISQWYNSLDKIVDNHAEKVLENATYRDYIGIKSEDQENKGANIITAYNKFKYFLNKQ, from the coding sequence ATGGGAAAGTTTAATTTGATTGAAGAACCTTGGATATCTGTTTTGACGGATGAAAAAGGGACTACAAAAGAAGTTTCTCTAATCGATTTATTTGAAAATGCCAATCAATACAAAGATCTAGCCGGTGATTCGCCAACTCAGAACTTTGCTGTTCTTCGAGTGTTATTAGCTATTTTGCATACTGTGTTTTCTAGATTTGATGCAGATGGCCAGCCCTATCATTATTTTAAAATAGATGATCGTTTGCGGCAAATTTCCACTATAGATGAAGAAGATGTAGAAGATTATTCGGAAGATTTATACAGAAATTGGAATCAAATGTGGCAAAACAAAGAATTTGCAGATATCATTTATCAATATTTAAATATTTGGCATGATCGCTTTTATCTGTTTGATGATAAACTTCCATTTTATCAAGTGACAGAAGCAGTCATTGCACCAGATAAAATCAGTAGAAAAAAGGCAAGTTTCGTTTCCGGCAAAACGATAAACCGTTTAGTTTCAGAAAGTGGAAATAAAAATAAAATAGCTTTATTTTCACCTAAGCATAGTTCAAACAAAGAGATATTGACTGCACCTGAAATTGCTCGTTGGTTGGTAACTTATCAGGGATATTCGGGACTGTCAGATAAAGCGATCTTCGGAAAAGAAAAATATAAGTCTTCTAAAGGATGGTTGTTTGATATTGGAGGAGTCTTTTTAAAAGGTAACAATTTATGCGAAACTTTATTATTAAACCTTGTACTTGTCCATCCTAAAAGCGAATACATAGGATATAAACAAAAACCATGTTGGGAATACAGCAGTCAAGATATAGTTGATCGTTCTTTTTCAATTAACAAGGTAAATAATATTGCTGAATTATATACAAATTGGAGCAGAGCAATCTATATTGACCCTGAAACAGATATAAGCAAAGCTTTTTCTTTTAATACTGTAAAGTTGACAGATATTGACCACCAGGATCAGTTTTTAGAACCGATGACCATTTGGCGCTACAATAAAAGTGGCGAAAACAAGGGCAAACATACACCAAGAAAACATCAAGCGGAACAGTCCGTGTGGAGATCTTTTGGGTTAATTACCCTACCGAATTCCTACAAAGAAGATCAAGAGCGTCCAAGCATTATTAATTGGATAGATAATATCAGCGAGAGCATAAATAACTTTGATATGACTATAGAATCTGTCAGCATGAAACATGATGGAAAGCCAATATCCTGGCTGCCTGTAGATGAAATTTACGACTCTTTAAAGATCAATGACTTAGTATTAACGGATTCAGCAGATGATGGCTGGTTAATACGAATTAATGAAGCGGTTGACCGTACAAAAGAGGTTATTGGGGGGACTTATCGAAGGTTTTTGGTAGATGTTCGAAATATTAGAAAGCTTGATTCAAATCATCAGTTTGTTAATAGGGGGGTGGAAGATTTATACTATGCAATTGATCAACCGTTTAGGGAATGGCTCTCTTCAATAAAGCCGACTGATTCTAAAAGAGAGAAAATTTCTCAATGGTACAATTCTCTAGATAAAATAGTGGATAACCACGCGGAAAAGGTTTTGGAAAATGCAACATACAGAGATTATATAGGCATAAAATCTGAAGATCAAGAAAATAAGGGGGCAAATATTATTACAGCATACAATAAATTTAAATATTTTCTAAATAAACAATAG